aatataaatgtattggcaaaatgcttctagtaaaagttatcagtgtttTAGTGTTAGCGTTtgcctctgcacgtgcatgtgaagcatagctagatatgctcagtgcaccagcattttatgtactgcagctgctcagagagccagtgggcgtgtatcattttaGCAaactaacaaattgagtcattaccagatggtacaagcaccttaggctctgtttaaaatgctggtgcacggtgcatacttgagtacacttttaaaacagctataacttttactagaagcatttttgctaatacccgCTTATCACattaatgcttctattcaaaactgaaatgcagccaTGTAGATTACGGTTtttgctagaatgtccctttaaaaggatagaaagcccagaaatgttcttttgtgactcagacagaacagACACCCAATTGACTTTGTTaagaagatacctaggtaggcatctgcagcactactGGGCAGAAAATAATGCTGCCACTTAGTGCTCtaggataacattcatgcaaaactgctgccatataatgctctagaAATGTTCCGCCTCATGAGCAtactacgtccctgcttttcaacaaaagataccaagagaacaaagaagctttaataatagaagtacaatagAAAGCTGTTTcgaatcactgctctatctgatgaATGAAAGAAAacgcttgggtttcatgtccctttaaaggttagagTTGGATGCTGTCCAAGGTCCTGAAACTCTGATGATGAAGGAAAGACACAGAGAACTTTCCcctaaattctaaaataaaaaaacaattactttaaagggacaaacacatttttttctttcatgattcagatagaaaatacaattttaaacaacttcgtaatttacttctattatcaaatttgatttgttcttttggtatcttttgttgaaaagcagggatgtaagctcaggagcgtgcacgtgtctagagcgctatttggcagcagtttatttgcaagagcactagagggcagcgctattccctgccatgtagtgctgcagaagctacctaggtatctcttcaacatagaatatcatgagaacaaagtaactttataaaattgtatgttcttactGGGGATGGGGGggtggggataaaaaaaaaatcaactttttaatttaaattaaaggcaAATCAATTAATGAAAATGCATAGCGGCATCATGTGGAATTATATTttgatttgaatgtccctttaagacataaacTAGGCACTGTTAGGGGTTTGATATAACAAAAATGTTTGTAATCTTAATATGTTCAGTAGGCAACAAAGTGACAAATCTCAGACCAACAATGGTCAAGTTATGTAATAACAGTTTACACTAAGTTTATAGTTTCATAAATTATCCATAAAAATGTActgagatatatttatttattttaccccaaAAATGTCTTGTATTGTTTGAAACCTCATATGCTAGTGAGGATGTTAACGTAAGCCGAAGACCACTGCACAATATGGTCCTATAAATGAATCTTCTCACAATCTAGGATGCTTTAAGAGACGGCAAACTTTAAATATCTTTCTAACGTCAACTTTTGGTTTTCTAGGGGTTGAGACCTGATCTACCATGGAAAGGCTGTTATGGGGTGTCCTGCTGGTAGGAAGCCTAGTGAATGTGGCCCAAATGTGCCCCTTCCACTGCACCTGTCAAAACCTCTCTGAGTCCCTCAGCACTCTCTGCGCCAACAAGGGGCTCCTCTATGTTCCACCCAACATTGATCGCAGAACTGTTGAGCTCCGCTTGGCTGATAACTTCATTAGGGTGGTGGAACAGGAAGATTTCCTTAATATGACAGGGTTGGTGGACCTCACTTTGTCTAGGAATACTATCGATAACATTCAGCCTTATGCTTTTGGAGATCTGGAAAGCCTGAGATCTCTACATTTGGATGGGAACCGTATGACAGCCATTCACGAGGAGGCCTTGAAGGGGATGCTGAACCTCCAGCATCTCATAATCAACAACAACCAACTGGTAACAATACCAGTGGCCACTTTTGATGACTTTCTTCTCACTCTAGAGGATCTAGATTTATCCTATAATAACCTTATTAGTGTACCTTGGGAAGCCATACAGAACATGGTGAGCCTTCATACCCTCAACCTAGACCATAATCTTATTGACTATGTAATGGAGGGCACCTTCTCTGAGATGTATAAACTCTCTAGACTAGACATGACATCTAACAGGTTACATACACTACCTCCTGATCCTCTTTTTGTCCGATCCCAGACTGGAGTGGTGAGTCCTACCCCATATACATCTACAATTGTGCTCAACTTTGGAGGGAACCCATTTCACTGCAATTGTGAGCTACTATGGCTACGCAGGCTTGTGAGAGAAGATGATATGGAAACGTGTGCTTCCCCATCACAGCTGGCTGGACGCTATTTCTGGTCTATACCAGAAGAGGAATTCACCTGTGAGCCTCCACTTATTACTCGACACACACATCAGCTTTGGGTACTTGAAGGACAGAGAGCAACTCTGAAGTGCCGTGCTATTGGGGACCCAGAGCCGGTCATCCACTGGGTTTCCCCAGAGGATAAAATCATGACAAACTCCTCTAGAACAGCATCCTATAGAAATGGCACACTGGATATATTTGTAACTACAGTACGGGACGATGGTGCCTATACTTGCATAGCCATCAATGCTGCTGGAGAATCCACAGCTCGGGTGGACTTGAAGATGATCCCTTTACCACATCGCAACAACGGAACTGTCAGTGTGCCAAGGCAGGGCCCTGGGTCTTCTGACATCACCACTTCATCTAGGACTTCAGCCAATGCCACTGAGGAGAAGAAGTCACCTGAAAGTGTAGTTGTGGTCTCAGAGGTGACATCATCTTCTGCCTTGATTCGATGGTTCATGAACAGGTCGGCATATATAGTGTGGATGTACCAAATTCAGTACAACTGCTCAGTCGATGAGACACTTGTATACAGGTAAGATACGAACATGTGCTAAATAGCTACAGGATATTCCATGTGCAGATATTGATCTGATCTCTCAGCTGTCAGCAAAAGTACTTTATTAGTTTATGGGTGACCGAAAAGGCCAAGACCTTAGCTTAAAGGAACTTTACagtacatttattttataaatacacaATATCACTGCGTCTCAGTTGATcacacattaaggcctagatttagagttcggcggtaaaagggctgttaacgctccgcgggtttttttctggccgcaccataaatttaactctggtatcgagagttcaaacaaatgctgcgttaggctccaaaaaaggagcgtagagcatttttaccgcaaatgcaactctcgataccagagctgcttacggacgcggccggcatcaaaaacgtgctcgtgcacgattctcccataggaaacaatggggctgtttgagctgaaaaaaaacctaacacctgcaaaaaagcagcgttcagctcctaacgcagccccattgtttcctatggggaaacacttcctacgtctgcacct
The nucleotide sequence above comes from Bombina bombina isolate aBomBom1 chromosome 7, aBomBom1.pri, whole genome shotgun sequence. Encoded proteins:
- the LOC128665797 gene encoding leucine-rich repeat and fibronectin type-III domain-containing protein 4-like, yielding MERLLWGVLLVGSLVNVAQMCPFHCTCQNLSESLSTLCANKGLLYVPPNIDRRTVELRLADNFIRVVEQEDFLNMTGLVDLTLSRNTIDNIQPYAFGDLESLRSLHLDGNRMTAIHEEALKGMLNLQHLIINNNQLVTIPVATFDDFLLTLEDLDLSYNNLISVPWEAIQNMVSLHTLNLDHNLIDYVMEGTFSEMYKLSRLDMTSNRLHTLPPDPLFVRSQTGVVSPTPYTSTIVLNFGGNPFHCNCELLWLRRLVREDDMETCASPSQLAGRYFWSIPEEEFTCEPPLITRHTHQLWVLEGQRATLKCRAIGDPEPVIHWVSPEDKIMTNSSRTASYRNGTLDIFVTTVRDDGAYTCIAINAAGESTARVDLKMIPLPHRNNGTVSVPRQGPGSSDITTSSRTSANATEEKKSPESVVVVSEVTSSSALIRWFMNRSAYIVWMYQIQYNCSVDETLVYRILPSTTKHFTLKHLVSGVDYDLCILAIFDDAATSLAATKSLGCVQFSTGENYPDCLSLHAHFFGGTLTIIVGGVIVVTLLVFTVVMMVKYKVCSSARSDIPKVTNVYSQTNGNQFVPNGMFLQRRLNNDTAKASCSEVARREDSGRVVHGVKPQRRKVRHRDGSEKEDTRSIKASEVEDSLSRSSPEDSGSFGILKKKRSCSVDMGEMSTTTCYSYAKRLSVIWTKRSQSVHGMLSNCGVEVPKQVLFCGPEELEESVV